One window of the Parasphingopyxis algicola genome contains the following:
- a CDS encoding DJ-1/PfpI family protein, whose amino-acid sequence MHIVMLLYPGLTQLDLTGPYEVFSRIPDTKISLAWKTAEPVADGGGLAILPTVTLDHCAPADILFVPGGPGQLTIMEDEAVLGFLRRQAERARYVTSVCTGSLILGAAGLLTGHRATCHWLSLDQLAAFGAEPVAERVVIDGNRITGAGVTSGIDFALTLVAELHGERMARMIQLSMEYDPAPPFDGGSPKSETPEIVAALRSRSEAFQAERLAAAKRIGAIVRAD is encoded by the coding sequence ATGCATATCGTCATGCTGCTCTATCCCGGCCTTACCCAGCTCGATCTGACCGGGCCGTATGAAGTCTTTTCGCGCATTCCGGACACCAAGATCAGCCTCGCCTGGAAAACGGCCGAACCCGTCGCCGACGGCGGAGGCCTGGCCATCCTGCCGACGGTGACGCTCGATCATTGCGCGCCGGCCGATATCCTGTTCGTTCCGGGCGGACCGGGCCAACTGACGATTATGGAAGACGAGGCCGTGCTTGGCTTCCTGCGACGGCAGGCCGAACGCGCCCGTTACGTCACATCGGTCTGTACGGGATCGCTGATCCTCGGCGCGGCCGGCCTGCTGACCGGCCATCGCGCGACTTGCCACTGGCTGTCGCTCGATCAGCTGGCGGCGTTCGGCGCCGAACCGGTGGCCGAGCGCGTGGTGATCGATGGCAACCGGATCACGGGCGCCGGGGTCACGTCGGGCATCGACTTCGCGCTGACCCTCGTCGCCGAACTGCATGGCGAACGCATGGCGCGGATGATCCAGCTGTCGATGGAATATGATCCCGCGCCGCCCTTCGATGGCGGTTCGCCCAAGAGCGAAACGCCGGAGATCGTCGCGGCGCTGCGCAGCCGGTCCGAGGCGTTTCAGGCGGAGAGACTAGCTGCGGCGAAAAGGATCGGTGCCATCGTGCGCGCGGATTGA
- the glnA gene encoding type I glutamate--ammonia ligase codes for MTTSAKDIIKRIKEEEIEWVDLRFTDPKGKWQHLQMCSGVMDEDALEDGLMFDGSSIAGWKVINESDMILRPDLDAVYEDPFSATPMLAICCDIVEPGTGELYGRDPRSTAKRAEAFVKASGVGDTVYVGPEAEFFMFDDVRFEDGYDRSYFKIDDIELPTNSGREYEMGNMAHRPRAKGGYFPVPPVDSAMDIRAEMVSTMIEMGLPMDKHHHEVGAAQHELGLTFGSLVQTADRMQVYKYVVHMVAQAYGKTATFMPKPIKEDNGSGMHTHMSIWDGDKPLFAGNGYAGLSDMCLYYIGGVIKHARALNAFTNPTTNSYKRLVPGYEAPVLLAYSSRNRSASCRIPYGAGDKAKRVEFRFPDAMANPYLAYSALLMAGLDGIENRIHPGEAMDKNLYDLPPAELEGVPTVCGSLREALEALEDDHEFLTKGDVFSTDQIEAYTELKWEENDRWETTPSPVEFDMYYSA; via the coding sequence ATGACGACCAGCGCAAAGGATATTATCAAACGGATCAAGGAAGAGGAGATCGAGTGGGTCGACCTGCGCTTCACCGATCCGAAGGGCAAATGGCAGCATCTCCAGATGTGCTCGGGGGTCATGGACGAGGACGCGCTCGAAGACGGTCTGATGTTCGACGGCTCGTCGATCGCCGGCTGGAAGGTCATCAACGAATCCGACATGATCCTGCGGCCCGACCTCGATGCCGTCTATGAGGATCCCTTCTCCGCGACGCCGATGCTCGCCATCTGCTGCGATATCGTCGAACCGGGTACGGGCGAGCTGTACGGCCGCGATCCGCGCTCGACCGCGAAGCGCGCCGAGGCCTTCGTCAAGGCGTCGGGCGTCGGCGATACCGTCTATGTCGGCCCCGAGGCCGAATTCTTCATGTTCGACGATGTGCGCTTCGAGGATGGCTACGACCGCAGCTATTTCAAGATCGACGATATCGAACTGCCGACCAATTCGGGCCGCGAATATGAGATGGGCAACATGGCCCATCGCCCGCGCGCCAAGGGCGGCTATTTCCCGGTCCCGCCGGTCGACAGCGCCATGGACATCCGCGCCGAGATGGTCTCGACGATGATCGAGATGGGCCTGCCCATGGACAAGCATCACCACGAAGTCGGCGCGGCGCAGCACGAACTCGGCCTGACCTTCGGCTCGCTCGTCCAGACGGCCGACCGGATGCAGGTGTACAAATATGTCGTGCACATGGTCGCCCAGGCCTATGGCAAGACCGCGACCTTCATGCCCAAGCCGATCAAGGAAGATAACGGATCGGGCATGCACACGCATATGTCGATCTGGGACGGCGACAAGCCGCTTTTCGCGGGCAACGGCTATGCCGGCCTTTCCGACATGTGCCTCTATTATATCGGCGGCGTGATCAAACATGCCCGCGCGCTCAACGCCTTCACCAACCCGACGACGAACAGCTACAAGCGGCTCGTTCCGGGTTACGAGGCACCGGTGCTGCTCGCCTATTCGAGCCGCAACCGCTCGGCCTCGTGCCGTATTCCCTATGGCGCGGGCGACAAGGCGAAGCGCGTGGAATTCCGTTTCCCCGATGCGATGGCCAATCCCTATCTTGCTTATTCGGCGCTGCTGATGGCCGGTCTCGACGGGATCGAGAACCGTATCCATCCGGGCGAGGCGATGGACAAGAATCTCTACGACCTGCCGCCGGCCGAACTCGAAGGCGTGCCGACGGTATGCGGCTCGCTGCGCGAGGCGCTCGAGGCGCTCGAGGACGATCACGAGTTCCTGACCAAGGGCGACGTCTTCTCGACCGACCAGATCGAGGCCTATACGGAGCTCAAATGGGAAGAGAATGATCGTTGGGAAACGACTCCCAGCCCGGTCGAGTTCGACATGTACTATTCGGCCTGA
- a CDS encoding aldehyde dehydrogenase family protein: MHSYLKQYINGEWVESEGGTRHEVINPATEEPCTEIMLGSQADTDKAVAAAKEAFKTFSQTSVEERIALLDRIADEYKKRMPDIAAVMADEMGCPVAIGNAAQAPAGLGHILKAAEVLKEFEWEEQLGAARVVHEPIGVVAMITPWNWPLNQITAKVAPALAAGNTMVLKPSEETPGSAAIFAEIMDAAGVPAGVFNLVQGDGPGVGTMLTKHEDVDMVSFTGSTRAGIIIAKNAADTVKRVHQELGGKTPNIVLEGADLAEAVPNGLQGVIINSGQSCIAPTRMLVHESQYDEAVQIAKGVMESVPVGDPTEMGQHIGPVVNSAQYEKIQGLIQKGIDEGGKVETGGTGRPDGVNQGFYVKPTVFSDITSDMTIAREEIFGPVVTLIRYENDDEAVEIANDTDYGLSACVYGPAEEAKKFTGKLRAGLVGVNNWGPIPDAPFGGYKQSGNGREMGKYGLREFMEVKTIIGEPT; this comes from the coding sequence ATGCACAGCTATCTGAAGCAGTATATCAACGGCGAATGGGTCGAGAGCGAGGGCGGCACACGCCATGAGGTGATCAATCCCGCCACCGAAGAGCCGTGCACGGAAATCATGCTCGGCAGCCAGGCCGACACCGACAAGGCCGTCGCCGCCGCCAAGGAAGCCTTCAAGACATTCTCGCAGACCAGCGTCGAAGAGCGGATCGCCCTGCTCGACCGGATCGCGGACGAGTACAAGAAGCGCATGCCCGATATCGCCGCCGTGATGGCCGACGAAATGGGCTGCCCGGTCGCAATCGGCAACGCTGCACAGGCGCCGGCGGGTCTCGGCCATATCCTGAAGGCCGCCGAGGTGCTGAAGGAGTTCGAATGGGAAGAGCAGCTCGGCGCGGCGCGCGTCGTCCACGAACCGATCGGCGTCGTCGCGATGATCACGCCATGGAACTGGCCGCTCAACCAGATCACCGCCAAGGTTGCCCCGGCGCTCGCCGCGGGCAACACGATGGTCTTGAAGCCTTCCGAGGAAACGCCGGGTTCGGCCGCGATCTTCGCCGAGATCATGGATGCTGCGGGCGTACCGGCGGGCGTGTTCAACCTCGTCCAGGGCGACGGTCCGGGCGTCGGCACGATGCTGACCAAGCATGAGGATGTCGACATGGTGAGCTTTACCGGCTCGACCCGTGCCGGCATCATCATCGCCAAGAACGCCGCCGATACGGTGAAGCGCGTCCATCAGGAACTCGGCGGCAAGACGCCGAACATCGTGCTGGAAGGCGCCGATCTCGCCGAAGCCGTGCCGAACGGCCTGCAGGGCGTGATCATCAATTCCGGGCAGAGCTGCATCGCCCCGACGAGGATGCTCGTCCATGAATCGCAATATGACGAGGCTGTCCAGATCGCCAAGGGTGTGATGGAAAGCGTACCCGTCGGCGATCCCACCGAGATGGGCCAGCATATCGGCCCGGTCGTCAATTCCGCACAATATGAGAAAATCCAGGGGCTCATCCAGAAGGGCATCGACGAGGGCGGCAAGGTCGAAACTGGCGGTACCGGACGGCCCGACGGCGTCAATCAGGGCTTCTACGTCAAGCCGACGGTCTTCTCGGACATCACCAGCGACATGACCATCGCCCGCGAGGAAATCTTCGGCCCGGTCGTCACGCTGATCAGATATGAGAATGACGACGAAGCGGTCGAGATCGCCAACGACACCGATTACGGCCTCTCGGCCTGCGTCTACGGCCCGGCCGAGGAAGCCAAGAAGTTCACTGGAAAGCTCCGCGCGGGGCTGGTCGGCGTCAACAATTGGGGGCCGATCCCCGACGCACCGTTCGGCGGCTACAAACAGTCCGGCAATGGCCGCGAAATGGGCAAATACGGCCTGCGCGAATTCATGGAAGTGAAGACGATCATCGGCGAACCCACCTGA
- a CDS encoding P-II family nitrogen regulator, whose product MKKIEAIIKPFKLDEVKEALHDVGVTGMTVTEAKGFGRQKGHTELYRGAEYVVDFLPKVKLEAVVDDGLADRVVEAIQNAAQTGRIGDGKIFVSTIDRAIRIRTGEQDSDAV is encoded by the coding sequence ATGAAAAAGATCGAAGCGATCATCAAACCGTTCAAGCTCGACGAGGTGAAGGAAGCGCTGCACGATGTCGGCGTGACCGGCATGACGGTGACCGAGGCCAAGGGCTTCGGCCGGCAGAAGGGCCATACCGAGCTCTATCGCGGCGCCGAATATGTCGTCGACTTCCTGCCCAAGGTGAAACTCGAAGCGGTCGTCGACGACGGCCTCGCCGACCGGGTGGTCGAGGCGATCCAGAATGCGGCGCAGACCGGCCGGATCGGCGACGGCAAGATTTTCGTATCGACGATCGATCGCGCGATTCGCATCCGCACCGGCGAACAGGATTCCGACGCCGTCTAG